The Lycium barbarum isolate Lr01 chromosome 9, ASM1917538v2, whole genome shotgun sequence genome has a segment encoding these proteins:
- the LOC132609174 gene encoding transcription factor TCP2-like has translation MVREECKFPRISNKEDEQYQYEVDDAGEVKKSGLSGIGKLYGWPSSRIVRVSRASGGKDRHSKVLTSKGLRDRRVRLSVNTSIQFYDLQDRLGCDQPSKVVEWLLKEAAPSIAELPPLEAFPDTLQLSDEKRSSVGTEDVEMDDDPNYNQLQQNMDCSNSETSKGSGLSLSRSDSRVKARERARERATEKEKEKENKSSIVAHHQNMHPNSSFTELLTGGMNNNNNNTNTSPNGSNHQNTPTQWSTNPLECFTLGLLGPPSTRGIDNSTGLSGQIYLGNPLQPLVAASSPMFSLTGDHQPEQHHFSFSGDNAIGGSNCNGHQSNTSNNEHNLNFSISSSSPASSFAGFNRGTLQSNSSSSPSTLSHHFQRFDGFQSLFPGSITEYDARLQLFYGNGYGQGNRHSDQKGKGKN, from the coding sequence ATGGTGAGGGAAGAGTGTAAGTTTCCAAGAATTAGCAATAAGGAGGATGAGCAATACCAATATGAAGTAGATGATGCAGGTGAAGTCAAAAAGAGCGGCCTTAGTGGTATTGGAAAACTTTATGGTTGGCCTTCATCAAGAATTGTTAGAGTTTCTCGTGCATCTGGAGGGAAAGATAGGCATAGCAAAGTATTGACTTCAAAGGGGTTAAGAGATAGACGTGTTCGCCTTTCTGTGAACACGTCTATACAGTTCTATGATTTGCAAGACAGGCTTGGCTGTGATCAGCCGAGCAAGGTTGTGGAGTGGCTGCTAAAGGAAGCTGCTCCTTCTATCGCTGAGCTTCCGCCTCTGGAAGCATTTCCAGATACACTTCAGCTCAGCGATGAGAAAAGGTCAAGTGTTGGAACTGAGGATGTTGAAATGGATGATGATCCAAATTATAACCAGCTACAACAAAATATGGATTGTAGCAATTCTGAGACCAGCAAAGGTTCTGGATTGTCACTTTCCAGATCGGATAGTCGGGTCAAGGCACGGGAGCGAGCAAGGGAAAGGGCCACagagaaagaaaaggagaaagaaaacaagTCTTCTATTGTTGCTCATCACCAAAATATGCACCCTAACTCTTCTTTCACCGAGCTATTGACCGGTGGtatgaacaataacaacaacaacaccaacacaagTCCTAATGGCTCCAATCACCAAAACACGCCGACGCAATGGTCTACAAATCCCTTGGAATGCTTTACCTTAGGATTATTAGGCCCACCATCTACTCGTGGCATCGATAACTCTACTGGCTTATCGGGCCAAATTTACTTGGGAAATCCTCTACAGCCATTAGTAGCAGCGTCTTCACCAATGTTTAGCCTTACGGGGGACCATCAACCCGAGCAGCACCACTTCTCCTTCAGTGGTGACAACGCCATTGGGGGAAGTAATTGTAATGGTCATCAAAGCAATACTAGTAACAACGAGCACAATTTGAACTTCAGTATTTCTTCATCATCTCCAGCATCCAGCTTTGCTGGTTTCAATAGGGGGACCCTTCAGTCCAATTCTTCCTCTTCGCCGTCTACTTTGTCTCATCACTTCCAGAGGTTTGACGGGTTTCAAAGTTTATTTCCAGGCAGCATAACTGAATATGATGCTCGTTTACAGCTCTTCTATGGTAATGGCTATGGCCAAGGCAACAGGCATTCAGATcagaaaggaaaaggaaagaaCTAA